A genome region from Nocardia sp. NBC_01730 includes the following:
- a CDS encoding PAS domain S-box protein, translated as MGSSSSSTAPPWRSASPISTALSSTSTHAWRQMIGIPAEMLRGISVHHFAHPDDADGIHTLVFDKLVAAQEGPLEFEARASASDGSSKWAAFTVSYVRGRDAEADYLMPVGEDVTERHLLQEELHRQARHDPLTGLPNRRHLLERMRALAATAAALLTALATPHLLSWRDSGSRSRSASALLPPLLPTHRPRSCSMPRTGAFISPRPIAADAGLFNACGTERAVDPTGSRASIRHC; from the coding sequence ATCGGTTCCAGCTCGTCTTCGACAGCGCCGCCGTGGCGATCGGCATCGCCGATATCCACGGCACTCTCATCGACGTCAACCCATGCCTGGCGGCAAATGATCGGCATCCCGGCCGAGATGCTGCGCGGGATCTCGGTGCACCATTTCGCCCACCCCGACGATGCCGACGGCATCCACACCCTTGTCTTCGACAAGCTGGTCGCGGCACAGGAAGGACCGCTCGAGTTCGAAGCCAGGGCGAGCGCTTCGGACGGCTCGTCGAAGTGGGCGGCCTTCACCGTCTCCTATGTGCGCGGACGGGACGCGGAGGCAGACTATCTGATGCCCGTCGGCGAGGACGTGACGGAACGCCATCTGTTGCAAGAAGAACTGCACCGACAGGCACGCCACGATCCGCTCACCGGCCTTCCCAACAGGCGACATCTGCTCGAACGGATGCGCGCGCTCGCCGCTACCGCCGCCGCGTTACTGACAGCCCTGGCCACGCCACACCTGTTGTCGTGGCGGGACAGTGGATCGCGATCTCGGTCAGCGTCGGCGCTGTTGCCGCCGCTCTTGCCCACACATCGGCCGAGGAGCTGCTCGATGCCGCGGACCGGCGCCTTTATCTCGCCAAGACCCATCGCCGCCGACGCCGGACTTTTCAACGCCTGCGGGACTGAGCGCGCCGTCGACCCGACAGGCAGCCGCGCGTCCATCCGGCACTGTTGA
- a CDS encoding cytochrome c oxidase subunit 3, translating into MTELADTGARREHHDESSTEQQAAKSPGVIPGQPDMWAFVLFETLVFTAYWVVYMYQRTKNHELYLQSQAHLDLRIGIFNTVVLLTSSWMVARCVQSARAGRYPAALNYALLTGAFGFVFFVTKIFEWVQAIRSGYTFTSNEFFMHYYFLTAIHCLHLTIGFIVIGIIVYQLRSPARRSQTLVETGATYWHTVDFLWVLIFALLYVVR; encoded by the coding sequence ATGACCGAGCTCGCTGATACCGGCGCGCGCCGGGAACACCACGACGAAAGTTCCACCGAGCAGCAGGCCGCGAAGTCGCCCGGTGTGATCCCAGGCCAGCCGGACATGTGGGCGTTCGTCTTATTCGAAACGCTGGTGTTCACGGCCTACTGGGTCGTCTATATGTACCAGCGCACCAAGAACCACGAACTCTACTTGCAATCGCAGGCACATCTGGACCTGCGGATCGGAATTTTCAATACGGTAGTCCTGCTGACCAGCTCCTGGATGGTGGCGCGCTGCGTTCAGTCGGCTCGCGCAGGCAGGTATCCCGCCGCCCTGAACTACGCGTTGCTCACCGGCGCCTTCGGATTCGTCTTCTTCGTCACGAAGATCTTCGAATGGGTGCAGGCGATTCGGTCCGGCTATACCTTCACCAGTAACGAATTCTTTATGCACTACTACTTCCTGACGGCGATCCATTGCCTGCATTTAACGATCGGATTCATCGTTATCGGCATTATCGTCTACCAGCTCAGAAGCCCGGCACGGCGCTCCCAGACGCTGGTGGAGACCGGAGCAACATACTGGCACACCGTCGATTTCCTCTGGGTACTGATCTTCGCATTGCTCTACGTGGTGAGGTAG
- a CDS encoding ferredoxin — translation MKATVDSDSCRGHGVCLTLCPEVFELTDDGYAEVIVSDVPAELEDAVRSAADGCPERAITIG, via the coding sequence GTGAAAGCCACCGTGGATTCCGACAGCTGCCGTGGGCACGGGGTGTGTTTGACGCTGTGTCCGGAGGTATTCGAGCTCACTGATGACGGCTATGCCGAGGTGATCGTGTCGGACGTGCCTGCCGAACTCGAAGACGCGGTGCGCAGCGCCGCGGATGGCTGTCCCGAGCGCGCGATCACTATCGGCTAG
- a CDS encoding SDR family oxidoreductase, giving the protein MDQARDIGRKVTVDATELAYTRAKGPFLCIGCKASMVPVAVGSTKVMPHFRVQPNHEPTCNVAGRPVPIAQADSKEDAQSERLGGVAIAYKLIRPTIHEEVDPDSDTEPQQRSTRSTSGSSDSEASTGYRETAASTIRPFCPCFHRSQAAAAVNWGRVRCPGAAVYASSKAALELLTKSWGAELGPHGVRVNAIAPGPILTEGTAAYYSTEQLQALAVRAPARRVADVTEIAATIGLPVSDHASFIHGAILPADGGRTAV; this is encoded by the coding sequence ATGGATCAAGCCCGAGACATCGGCCGCAAGGTGACCGTAGACGCAACTGAACTCGCGTACACCCGCGCCAAGGGCCCGTTCCTGTGCATCGGATGCAAAGCTTCGATGGTCCCGGTCGCAGTGGGTTCGACGAAGGTCATGCCGCACTTCCGCGTACAGCCCAATCACGAACCCACCTGCAACGTAGCTGGCCGACCCGTTCCGATCGCACAAGCAGATTCCAAGGAGGACGCTCAATCCGAGCGCCTCGGTGGGGTCGCCATCGCCTACAAGCTGATTCGGCCGACGATTCACGAAGAAGTTGATCCCGACTCGGACACTGAACCTCAGCAGAGATCGACCCGCTCTACCTCCGGCTCGTCGGACTCCGAAGCCAGCACCGGATACCGGGAGACTGCCGCGTCAACGATCCGCCCTTTCTGCCCATGTTTCCACCGGTCGCAGGCGGCGGCTGCGGTGAACTGGGGCCGCGTTCGGTGCCCCGGCGCGGCCGTCTATGCTTCCAGCAAGGCCGCACTGGAGCTGCTCACCAAATCCTGGGGCGCCGAACTCGGGCCGCACGGGGTCCGCGTCAACGCCATCGCTCCGGGCCCTATCCTTACCGAAGGTACTGCGGCGTACTACAGCACCGAGCAATTGCAGGCGCTGGCCGTTCGAGCCCCGGCACGCCGCGTCGCCGACGTCACCGAAATCGCCGCGACCATAGGCTTGCCCGTCAGCGACCACGCCAGCTTCATCCACGGCGCGATACTGCCCGCCGACGGTGGGCGGACCGCGGTCTAG
- a CDS encoding IS30 family transposase, with translation MNSGISIGLCADVWASVSTIYLSLFDPQRRKAIDRGLTRRLRTGRAMRHPKRARRPDGRGVIKDLVPISERPDEVETRMVAGHWEGDLVMGSRPSAIATLVERTSRFTALVALPEGIKAEQVTPYLTRHLIGLPAPMRRTLTWDRGREIVGHKAITAATNMPIYLCKPRSPWQRGTNENTNLLRQYLPKNADLRRFRQADLDAIADELNHRPRKIHRYRSPAEVYADHLSSGDALSL, from the coding sequence ATCAACTCCGGCATCTCGATCGGGTTGTGCGCCGACGTCTGGGCCAGCGTGTCGACGATTTACTTGTCGTTGTTCGACCCGCAGCGCCGCAAGGCGATCGACCGCGGGCTGACCCGGCGGCTGCGCACCGGCCGGGCGATGCGTCACCCCAAGCGAGCTCGCCGCCCTGATGGACGAGGCGTGATCAAGGATCTGGTTCCGATCAGCGAACGTCCTGATGAGGTCGAAACCCGTATGGTCGCCGGGCATTGGGAAGGCGATCTGGTCATGGGGTCGCGGCCGTCGGCTATTGCGACGTTGGTCGAGCGGACCAGCCGTTTCACGGCACTGGTTGCGTTGCCCGAGGGAATCAAAGCAGAACAGGTCACCCCGTATCTAACGCGTCACCTGATCGGGCTCCCAGCGCCGATGCGGCGCACCTTGACCTGGGACCGAGGCCGGGAGATCGTCGGCCATAAGGCCATCACCGCGGCAACGAACATGCCGATCTATCTGTGCAAGCCCCGAAGCCCTTGGCAGCGTGGGACCAACGAGAACACCAACCTGCTGCGCCAATATTTGCCCAAGAACGCCGACTTGCGTCGGTTCAGACAGGCAGACCTCGATGCCATCGCTGACGAGCTCAACCATCGGCCCCGCAAGATCCACCGATACCGCAGTCCGGCAGAGGTTTACGCTGACCATCTCAGCAGCGGTGATGCACTGAGCCTTTGA
- a CDS encoding aldehyde dehydrogenase family protein: MTVQSILDEIQKRPGTGEVIPIIDPVTEEQITEFTDCGEEAVNEAVARARAAFESGVWRGLPGRERAKIMWRIADLMDDHVDELAELDSLNTGMPLAQAKMIVPTCAEFFRYYAGWCTKVNGTAHEVQMTGGVSGAYADMHAYTLKEPYGVVGLIFPWNGPVFNACAKLAPALAAGCSTVVKPAEETPLSALLLDRLITEAGVPDGVVNLLTGYGHTAGAALTGHPDVDKIAFTGSTEVGKQIVQASAGNLKKVMLELGGKSPVLIFDDADLNMAILMASMGIFVHSGQGCVCGSRIFVQRGVYDQVTEGIATVANSLKLGGPKEEGSNIGPLISQKQLTRVMGFIDEGKDSGVEVVTGGHRLDRRGYFIHPTVLTNVDPGMRLYQQEIFGPVVTIMPFDDDDEAVAMANDTTYGLAATAWTSNLGRAHRIAKRLQAGTVSLNCQLVFDHAVPFGGYKQSGWGHEFGREGIEAYMQTKSVWAQL; encoded by the coding sequence ATGACAGTGCAGTCGATACTGGACGAAATTCAGAAGCGCCCTGGTACGGGCGAGGTCATTCCGATCATTGATCCGGTGACCGAAGAGCAGATCACCGAGTTCACCGACTGCGGGGAAGAAGCGGTCAACGAGGCCGTTGCGCGGGCGCGAGCCGCCTTCGAGTCAGGCGTCTGGCGCGGCTTGCCCGGCCGCGAGCGGGCGAAGATCATGTGGCGCATCGCCGATTTGATGGATGATCACGTCGACGAACTCGCCGAACTCGATTCGCTCAATACCGGCATGCCATTGGCCCAGGCCAAGATGATCGTGCCCACCTGCGCCGAATTCTTCCGCTACTACGCCGGATGGTGCACCAAGGTCAACGGCACGGCGCACGAAGTTCAAATGACCGGCGGTGTTTCGGGCGCTTACGCGGACATGCACGCCTACACCCTCAAGGAGCCCTATGGCGTGGTGGGACTGATCTTCCCGTGGAACGGCCCGGTCTTCAACGCGTGCGCCAAGCTCGCGCCTGCCTTGGCCGCGGGCTGTAGCACAGTCGTCAAGCCTGCCGAGGAAACGCCACTCTCGGCCCTGTTGCTGGACCGGCTCATCACCGAAGCCGGCGTCCCCGACGGTGTCGTCAATCTCCTGACCGGCTACGGACACACCGCAGGAGCCGCGCTCACCGGGCATCCCGACGTGGACAAGATCGCCTTCACCGGATCGACCGAAGTCGGCAAGCAGATCGTGCAGGCCTCCGCAGGGAATCTCAAGAAGGTGATGCTCGAACTCGGCGGGAAGTCGCCAGTGCTGATCTTCGACGACGCCGATCTGAACATGGCCATTCTGATGGCGTCGATGGGCATCTTCGTGCACTCAGGCCAGGGCTGCGTCTGCGGTTCGCGCATCTTTGTTCAGCGCGGCGTCTATGACCAGGTCACCGAAGGCATTGCCACAGTGGCGAATTCGCTGAAGCTGGGTGGCCCGAAGGAGGAGGGGAGCAATATCGGACCGCTGATCAGCCAGAAGCAGCTCACCCGCGTCATGGGCTTCATCGACGAGGGCAAGGACAGCGGTGTCGAGGTCGTGACCGGAGGGCACCGGCTCGACCGGCGCGGATACTTCATCCATCCGACTGTGCTCACCAACGTCGATCCCGGCATGCGGCTGTATCAGCAGGAGATCTTCGGCCCCGTCGTGACGATCATGCCGTTCGATGACGACGACGAGGCCGTGGCCATGGCGAACGATACGACCTACGGGCTCGCCGCCACCGCCTGGACGAGCAATCTCGGCCGTGCCCATCGCATCGCGAAGCGACTGCAGGCGGGAACGGTATCGCTGAACTGCCAGCTGGTCTTCGATCACGCCGTCCCCTTCGGTGGCTACAAGCAGTCCGGCTGGGGTCACGAATTCGGCCGAGAGGGAATCGAGGCGTACATGCAGACCAAGTCCGTCTGGGCACAGTTGTAG
- a CDS encoding DnaB-like helicase C-terminal domain-containing protein, protein MSDKAATSTASHRDAVDETSRLEDLLQSAIDDIDAVASNGGAGIGHIPTGFCNLDELTTGLMPGSLTVIGGYPGAGSSTLAMDFTRSAAVKHKIPAVFLTLDSRRDQLMLRLLSSEAKVKHGDLRSGRMSDEDWTKLARRMSEISDLPVFIDRPTDRDIVALTTLVAELVESQGIKLVVIDPLNMITARTDLPYENREREVAEIIRRLKTLALDTDTAIVVTSHLTNNPGPRQAIPARPSLSDLRDSGTIAHIADLVILIERPDMWERDHPRGGEADLILAKHRSGPTATILVAHQMHLCRFVDLAPDPASTKNAEAK, encoded by the coding sequence ATGAGCGACAAAGCAGCGACCAGTACCGCCTCCCACCGAGATGCTGTCGATGAGACCAGTCGGCTCGAGGACTTGCTCCAGAGTGCGATCGACGATATCGACGCCGTCGCGAGCAACGGCGGGGCAGGAATCGGGCACATTCCTACCGGGTTTTGCAACCTGGACGAACTCACCACCGGTCTCATGCCAGGCTCGCTTACCGTGATCGGCGGCTATCCCGGCGCCGGTTCGAGCACTCTCGCCATGGACTTCACACGCTCAGCCGCTGTGAAGCACAAGATCCCGGCCGTATTCCTGACGCTGGACAGCCGCCGCGATCAGCTCATGCTTCGACTGCTGTCCAGTGAGGCGAAGGTCAAGCACGGCGACTTGCGTTCTGGCCGGATGTCAGACGAGGACTGGACGAAACTCGCTCGCCGGATGAGCGAGATCAGCGATCTGCCGGTTTTCATCGATCGCCCGACTGACCGCGATATCGTCGCGCTCACCACCCTGGTTGCCGAACTGGTCGAATCCCAAGGAATCAAGCTCGTGGTGATCGACCCACTGAACATGATCACCGCCCGCACCGACCTGCCGTACGAAAATCGCGAACGTGAGGTCGCCGAGATCATACGCCGCTTGAAAACGCTGGCTCTCGACACTGATACCGCGATTGTGGTCACCTCTCACCTGACCAACAATCCCGGTCCACGTCAGGCGATCCCAGCTCGGCCGTCGCTGTCAGACCTGCGAGATTCGGGCACAATCGCCCATATTGCTGATCTGGTGATCCTGATCGAACGCCCAGACATGTGGGAACGCGATCATCCGCGCGGTGGCGAGGCAGACTTGATCCTTGCCAAACACCGAAGTGGCCCGACAGCAACAATCCTGGTTGCCCATCAGATGCATCTGTGCCGCTTCGTCGACCTCGCCCCTGATCCTGCCTCGACGAAAAACGCTGAGGCGAAGTAA
- a CDS encoding cytochrome C oxidase subunit IV family protein, with translation MNADRRTMTAWIALSGLTLIYIWIDRSVDHDGMLQANRVVTASAIVIALVKVRIIFREFMEVRHATALLRRLTDIWLVIVAVSLLSSYLISVWIST, from the coding sequence ATGAACGCCGATAGAAGAACGATGACCGCATGGATTGCGCTGTCTGGATTGACACTGATCTACATATGGATCGATCGATCGGTCGATCACGACGGCATGCTGCAGGCCAATAGGGTGGTGACGGCGAGCGCGATAGTTATCGCACTCGTCAAGGTTCGCATAATTTTCCGCGAGTTCATGGAAGTCAGACACGCCACCGCGCTGCTTCGCCGCCTCACCGATATCTGGCTCGTCATCGTGGCCGTCAGTCTGCTGAGCAGCTACCTGATCAGCGTTTGGATTTCGACCTGA
- a CDS encoding cytochrome P450, whose amino-acid sequence MTGEFKALNFFADERLVADPYPYFDALRAECPVVREGHHDVVMVTGYEEALQVFNDPAVFSSCNSVTGPFPGFPVPLVGDDVTELIERHRDELPMSDQLPTLDPPVHTAHRALLMRLITPKRLKQNEESMWAIADRLLDNFLAEDEGDVLADFAGPFTLYAIADLLGVPDADQEEFLDALQRGPRAARAGIGNTEGDTLGHNPIEFLYAKFSEYIEDRRRQPRSDVLTSMATIAFPDGSTPTVLDIVRVATNLFSAGQETTVRLLGSALKLIAERADIQQSLRSDRGRVTNFIEEVLRTESPVKGDFRLARVPTNVGGVDIGAGTTVMVLNGAANRDPRRFDDPATFDAARSNARQHIAFGRGIHTCPGAPLARTEARIAIERLLDRTVDIRINDRMHGPVDARDYQYLPTYILRGLTALNIEFTSTGE is encoded by the coding sequence GTGACGGGCGAATTCAAGGCGCTGAACTTCTTTGCCGACGAACGGCTCGTCGCAGACCCATATCCCTATTTCGATGCCCTGCGTGCTGAGTGCCCCGTGGTGCGGGAAGGTCACCACGATGTCGTGATGGTGACGGGATACGAAGAAGCGCTGCAGGTATTCAACGACCCCGCGGTTTTCTCCTCGTGTAACTCGGTGACCGGCCCGTTTCCTGGCTTCCCGGTCCCGCTCGTGGGCGATGACGTGACCGAGCTGATCGAGCGGCACCGCGACGAACTTCCCATGAGCGATCAGCTCCCGACGCTGGATCCGCCCGTGCATACCGCGCACCGCGCTTTGCTGATGCGGTTGATCACCCCGAAGCGGTTGAAGCAGAACGAGGAGTCCATGTGGGCGATCGCGGATCGGCTCCTCGACAACTTCCTCGCGGAAGATGAGGGCGATGTCCTCGCCGACTTCGCGGGCCCGTTCACCCTGTATGCGATAGCTGATCTGCTCGGGGTGCCGGACGCGGATCAGGAGGAGTTTCTCGATGCCCTCCAGCGCGGGCCGCGGGCCGCGCGAGCCGGGATCGGCAATACCGAAGGCGACACCCTGGGGCACAATCCGATCGAATTCCTGTACGCGAAGTTCTCGGAGTACATCGAGGACCGCCGACGTCAGCCGCGTAGTGACGTGCTGACGAGCATGGCTACCATCGCGTTTCCAGATGGCTCGACGCCCACCGTACTGGATATCGTGCGGGTCGCGACCAATCTCTTCTCTGCGGGGCAGGAGACCACTGTCCGCCTGCTCGGTTCGGCGCTCAAGCTGATCGCTGAGCGAGCCGATATCCAGCAGTCGCTGCGTAGCGATCGTGGCCGCGTCACCAACTTCATCGAAGAGGTGCTTCGCACCGAGAGTCCAGTCAAGGGTGACTTCCGGCTGGCGCGTGTTCCGACGAATGTCGGTGGAGTCGACATCGGTGCCGGAACCACCGTGATGGTGCTGAACGGTGCCGCGAACCGGGACCCGCGGCGTTTCGATGATCCCGCGACCTTCGACGCTGCCCGTTCGAATGCTCGCCAGCACATCGCCTTCGGGCGCGGAATACATACCTGCCCCGGTGCGCCGCTGGCACGGACCGAAGCGCGAATCGCCATCGAACGGCTGCTCGACCGGACCGTCGATATCCGGATCAACGATCGAATGCATGGGCCGGTCGACGCCCGCGACTACCAGTATCTGCCGACCTATATTCTGCGCGGCCTCACCGCACTGAATATCGAGTTCACCAGCACCGGAGAGTGA
- a CDS encoding TetR/AcrR family transcriptional regulator, translated as MTSRRQPAARRYDTLLAKGEERKLQILAVAQRLLVRKGWRSTSLALIATEAGVSQAGLLHHFESKEQLLHSILDARDADDAKHVDLSGDIIEQIERVADRFTRSPELIGMYIVLLTENLGPGDPLRDRLVGRHRIARDTVAAGIRRGQRMGKYRADINPTAKAVEIIAFLNGMETSWLLDPSIPLAVVFREYCRSLSRELTLAGTY; from the coding sequence GTGACCAGTCGACGGCAGCCCGCAGCCCGCAGGTATGACACTCTGCTTGCCAAGGGCGAGGAGCGGAAGCTGCAAATCCTCGCGGTAGCGCAGCGCCTGCTCGTGCGTAAGGGCTGGCGCTCGACGTCACTGGCGCTGATCGCCACCGAGGCCGGGGTGAGCCAAGCGGGTCTGCTGCATCACTTCGAGTCCAAAGAGCAGCTGCTCCATTCCATCCTCGATGCTCGCGATGCCGATGATGCCAAGCATGTGGATCTGTCCGGCGACATCATCGAGCAGATCGAACGGGTTGCTGATCGATTTACCCGCTCTCCGGAACTCATCGGTATGTACATCGTGCTGCTCACTGAGAACCTCGGGCCGGGCGATCCGCTGCGCGACCGCTTGGTCGGCAGGCACCGAATCGCGCGCGACACCGTCGCCGCGGGAATTCGGCGTGGGCAACGTATGGGCAAGTATCGCGCTGACATCAACCCCACCGCCAAAGCGGTGGAGATCATCGCCTTTCTCAATGGAATGGAAACATCATGGCTACTCGACCCGTCGATTCCGCTGGCCGTAGTGTTCCGGGAGTACTGCCGGTCACTTTCTCGCGAGCTCACGCTCGCAGGCACATATTGA
- a CDS encoding TetR/AcrR family transcriptional regulator — protein MTFSLPPRRAAGHPADQARSAGSLKISRRAERRSRRYQDADYPTDVRSDKLGAATATAPVDAYPAGWPSMNSHPFAQASQSASFGKTVADRLGRDKWGKLIGYPRPVSPRTRATSSATKSGRYSATQVRTITAAHTLFARHGVGGTSLQMIAQALGVTKAAVYHQFKSKDDIVLAVAEYELAKLETAVDAAEAEKYDLQARDVLLTQVVDLAVERRHMVSTLQTDPVMIRLFAQHEPFQQLMERLFSVLVGTNASAEARVPAAMLAAAIGGASIHPIVMDLDDDTLRYHLLNLARRLTQSPD, from the coding sequence TTGACATTTTCTCTGCCACCCCGGAGGGCGGCAGGTCACCCTGCGGATCAGGCTCGATCGGCAGGTAGCTTAAAGATTTCTCGCCGCGCCGAGCGGCGCTCCCGCCGCTATCAGGATGCTGACTACCCAACTGATGTCCGCTCCGACAAATTGGGGGCGGCCACCGCGACCGCACCGGTAGATGCATATCCAGCGGGGTGGCCTTCGATGAATAGCCACCCATTCGCTCAAGCTAGCCAATCGGCTAGTTTCGGCAAAACTGTAGCCGATCGGCTAGGGCGAGACAAGTGGGGCAAGCTGATCGGCTATCCTCGTCCCGTGAGCCCCCGCACGCGCGCGACCAGCAGCGCAACGAAGTCCGGGCGCTACAGCGCCACACAGGTCCGCACCATTACGGCGGCGCACACCTTGTTCGCCCGGCACGGCGTCGGCGGCACGTCGCTCCAGATGATTGCTCAAGCCCTCGGTGTCACGAAGGCAGCGGTCTACCACCAGTTCAAGTCGAAGGATGACATCGTTCTCGCGGTCGCCGAGTACGAATTGGCCAAGCTGGAAACCGCGGTCGATGCCGCCGAGGCCGAGAAATACGACCTCCAGGCGCGCGATGTGCTGCTCACTCAGGTGGTCGATCTCGCCGTCGAGCGACGACACATGGTCAGCACACTGCAAACCGATCCCGTCATGATCCGGCTCTTCGCACAGCACGAACCGTTCCAGCAACTGATGGAGCGGCTTTTCTCGGTCCTGGTCGGTACAAACGCCAGCGCCGAGGCTCGGGTGCCCGCAGCCATGCTGGCGGCCGCGATCGGGGGCGCCAGCATTCACCCCATAGTCATGGACCTCGATGACGACACGCTCCGGTACCACCTTCTCAACCTGGCGAGACGACTCACTCAGTCTCCGGATTGA